DNA from Danaus plexippus chromosome 6, MEX_DaPlex, whole genome shotgun sequence:
ttgttttattgctGACAATAAATAGCTTCATATATAGAAATTGTTTAAACACGTATGAATTGATTAAATAGTTATCTATTTAGTTTCCATTTGAAAAAAGAGCTCTTTTAATTCGTTTTAAGTTTTTGCCGGCACAAATTACGCTTCaaatgctataaaatatacatacaatgaaTGACATAAAGTCgctaatatttctatttagtaTAGTGATGATATTGATATAACTAAtaacttgttatatatattacaaagtaaACTTTATTGGTAGCCTAAAATATCCACATCTTCTTTATGTACGTTATACTCATCATAAGACGACGAGTTTCGACTTCTCCTAAAATGTATGGCTACTTTCAACACACCCTTGATCatatcgttataaaaatagattttttaaaatagattatagAAGGCGTTTCagttcaatcttataatttcattaagtaCTTTCTCTTGCTGTTGACAGGGAAGaacagattattatatatccatCTATAGATGTACCGTCTGCTAGATTATCCCTCAAATCTCAAAAGAATACATCTCCAACCAGTCAAAACTATTTAGTAGCTAAGACTTTGTCTAtggacttaaaataaaaaatattttaattttaattattacaataaaaattgaaaagtgTTAAATTAGTTAGGATTGTTTTCTtgacaaaaataatcttaatttctGTTATACCGTACATTCAAttttagaaacattttttcGTCTCGTTAGTTGTATAATTAACTATGATAATCTACATCTTAcagatcaataaaataaactcataTTAAATACAGTCAGCATAACTTATCCCTGGAAAACGGTATTCAGAATAATAGATACTGCCTCATTATGATTTTCAAACtatcttcaataaataattaaacagtcATCGATTTGAGGCAGATTGTTTTCTGATTTAAAATCACTTTTCCTAGTTAtaagtaaacattatataacattacagTGATTTTgcctaaaaaaaatgtaaggcGTTATTcgataatttaacattaatttctgtatatcgcttatattttaaatataggaactaaataatttaatgtttttgtatacgTGAAGATGGTGCTGTAGAATTCGATCAGTAAATGTATGAACAAATATCAACTTCACTTATGAATCCATTTTGCAACCttgatataaattcaaaaaaatatcgttcCTTTGTACTTTGTACTTTTAAGAAATAGTattggaaaatttaaaacaacagtAATGAAGAGTTAATATTAGTCATGTATGTTGTTTTTCATGTATAAAAGAGACATTTtacatcaataattaattaccaattgatatttgtttttttttttaataaaataatttcaccaCGACCATACgtagttaataattatgtacattattttgttaaatataaagtctatatatattatttttatatgtttcagAATACTTACTAACCCCTCCGTCGGGCACTTCGGGCCCGAATTAAACGAACAGGTCCCATCGGGCCACCCACCCCTGTCGTTGACGCTATAAAAGCAAAcagggctaacagctacagacaattcgaaaaaaaaacttactattttaaatattttgctggGAAAGTGCTTTTACCATCTACATCGTCATTTTAGCTGTGGCATGTTAGTCGAGCATTATCCGTGTAGTAAACAAGAGTGTGTGTTattctgttaaatatttattggttTTGTTACACACATGTTTTTTGCATCTTACCCGTTTCTTtgtgtacatacatatgtatattgtcGGTAGGACCAGTACAAGAACCGGTACAAGTGACCTTCtacgtaaaaataatgtattatctTTTCTTTACAAGCTTGGATCTTGGATAGAGACTTTTACTTTCGCGGTAAATCCAAGTCCTTTTTAgggaaaaagttaaatacgaTAAGACAGTATTCAACTATTTAGAAAACTTAAagttggaatattttttgtattttttttccaagtctgttttgaaaaaacactttgaaaacattaaaaaaatatataaaaagggcagcaaatagaaaaatactttattgtcAAGGTCATAGCATTTAatggaaaaattaataatctacTTCCGGTTGAAGAAAAcgttataaattgtatttaaaagctTATATCATCTTTACTCAGAATAAAACATTCCTATAAACAATGTTGCGAACAAATTCAGGCGTGTTGCGTAATATGGTTCGGAACAATGCATCCATCGTGACAAGATCCTGGACATACCGATGACTCATGTAAATGTACAGACTATTGGAAGATTACAAATGGCCCTTAACCATTCAGCAACGCTTCTGGTTTGTAGACGAAATTGGAATATTAAGCAAGGACATCAAAATAAGCGAACCGAGATAAAATATCACCACTATTATTGATGTATCACAGCGCAACAGAAATCTGAGTTAGAAATGTACTACTGACGTTCCAGATTTAGAACGAATGTCgcaaaagtaattatatttttaatgtatataatcaaatatattgctTGCTTACTATCGCTGCGTCCTGTCATGATAAGGGTGGGAAAATAGTTTTGCGTAACACATCCAGTCAAAGAGttgatatcataaaataaggCAGTCAAGTTTAAAGCGTCGCACGGTGCTTTcgtgcttttaaattaaatttattaacaatattacgTATATAATGAGTGTTTATTTGGTAATTATGTTGCTTTGTAACGCCGCGTTAGGGTTGAGGATATTCCCTATAGAAACTGCAAATACCGTTAAGCCGTCTATAGGAGCATTCGTTAACTtcgaaagttttaaaaatgtgaatGCAGTACCGTCGCGAATCGAACAAACGACATACCGGAGTGTTCTGCTTGTACCTACGCCAGTACGACCCGTCGTAGCTCAAACTATTgctgatatgaaaaatatgccAACACCAAATTCAAACATCGTTAAATCGACTGAAAGACCAGTTTTACAAGATGTCGCATCCTCAACTGTTCTGCAAATGACTAAAGAGTTTCCTGAAGCAATCTTCCACGAAATTATGCCAACTCCATCATTGTCTACTGGTGAAGCAACCCTACATTTCGCTGCTCTTTCAGCCTATTCTGAGACATCAACTTCAGAATGCATTTTAGCTATAACTCCAACGAGCGTGATCAAAGTTCAGGAAACGTTCGATTTAACCTCaaagtgatatttataaataaatagaatgatagtattacttatacatttttatttgcaagtgtattcttaaaaaaatcaaacgtGTAATTTCAAACATAACAGTAATCGTTTCTCAATACCATATGTAATTATGTAGTGTTGCAGAAAAAACCTGTTTGTAATGAAACCAACCTACGATTCCAATTGCTTTCGGAAAAACCGCGCTAAGAGTGTTTGAAGAAAGAATAAAGTATCTTTTACATTGGAATATCATCGTATAGTGTCTAGAGAGTTGcaaaacaacattataaattatgtgtgtttaaaaattatattaaactatatatatatgtagaaaaaaaaatattttgacatacaTCGACGTAGCTGAATGACGAGATACATTAGTATAGTTTAGATCTCCGGCAATGGAATTGATCAATGAGAATTTCGCAATCGAAGATTGTAACCGGTTTCATGTGCGTATTGTccataacatatacatatatactaaacATGAGTGTGTGGagatatgtaaaaataaaactaaaattaatataaaaataaaattttattcataaattttaaacgtctcgctataaaattattcctccctttttttattcacagttttttataatgactAGTTTTTGCACTCGACTTCCAACTCGTTAGCATGAATTTTCAAAGTATGTCGAACAATAGCTAACGCTAAGTTCATGGCAAGCTACACATATGTGTGTTTCATGGTCCAGTACATAATATAACTGTTATTCTTTGATACATCATAAACAGCACGGAATTCCgggataaatatatacaaacctATAAGCTATACCTATTACTATGAAGTTTCATCAACGTACGTTCAgtagtttttgtataaaaaagcaGCAAACATACATTGAAACATCCTCACTtgcgtatttataatattaacaggataattctttattaaagtCATTGCAGTGAATATTTTGCTTATTCTCCGTTGATCGTCAAACTTAACATACATATTGAAATTGTttgataaacatacaaaaaaaaaagttttatataatagtgttactgaaataaaatgtctctTCTGTCTATTCTGATCGATAAAGTTTACCCTCTcaatcaaattaaacaaaacttttgtaatacaataaacatttcctaaaaaaatacttttggtagaaaaaagttaataaatatcagtgATGATATTAAGGAAAAACACGATTAGTTTCGGGTAACAGCCATAtagtaaacaaattaaaaattgctgttaagaataattatcatattcaAAAGTCgtaatttcaaatatgaaaGGTCACATATAAAGGTCAAATGCAAAGCCTTAGAGCAGCAATCGTTTGATgccatttgaataatttaaaaatatacatattaaaactacgaatgatataaaaaaatatatattagggACTGAACCtactttaataagaatttaagaatataacatGTATCTTACGCATACGACAGAAGCACAAAGTAAGTGTCCCCAATTCACTTTGacatatatgtaggtatataattttattgttaggaaaaaacttcatatacctatttttgaatttcaatgttAGTTTTGATGGCACTCACTAAAACATGTCCTTataaataaccaaaaaaaaaaacatatcaagacggaataaatgtaaattgtataGGAGacagtacaaaaatataataaaaactgtgatagcatacattaaaaaatatataaaaatcaccatacatatttcattaccatattattgaaaagtatTATAGGATTATGATAATGACGTAATAATAAGCACTGAAGAATCCACGCAAATCGTGATGTTGGATAcgaataatatgtataaataaagccTCCACAAACTCAAACATCACTTAATCAAAATGCGACTCACAggactgtttaatatttcaatactgTGTGTTATTGTATTTGGTTATCAAAATAACGAAGAAAAAGTTCTCCTGGTAGCGCCGGTATTGGCTCCAAACAAGAatcccagagctagagtcattGAAACTGCCAAGGATTTCCCCATAGTAAGGTTGCTGTCAATAGACAATTCAACGAAAGTGTCCGAATCTCACAAAGGGACTGCTCAGCCGATTTACGTTGAAGTAAGCAATTTACacattgtatatgtatatatattatataagtaacaaGAACATGATTTTAATCTAATCACATTTTATGTGTGTAAATCCTTAACacgtattatatgaaaaacctTTAGAATAATTTCAAGTATTCTgccattattacataatttagtaaaaaaaagtcCACAATTGTgacttatattatacatttttttctttattattaatgaaacaagCCTCTAACATCAGACAAGTTTGTTGAACGTCGAAGCTAAACACGTTTGTCTGCAAGATAAATGATCCTAAAGTTTAGTTATATTGAATGATGAAAACGAATTaaatcataacaaaatttaattaaagctaattataataattaaactctatttatttacagaaGCTAGAAGATCAAGAGAACACTCGAAGACGGAAAACTGGACCTATTTAATCCATATTTACGTAGTGAGTGACGACTTTCATCTCATACAGTGCAttaagtaattcgttataatattatcatcacTCGATAACGCACCTCGATATATAAAACCCTAGTGTACCGATTTAGAGTCATCTTAATATTTGTTCGTGAATTTTTAAcctaaattattgaaatgaaactaatatttttcagataaccACGCGTATTTTGTCGTCCCATCTCGTCTgaacgtgatcacggttgctgcgaaagtaatcgaaacgtcgggagcattttgtttttaaaataataaaatacgcgtgggtacttattaatattagtttcctttattatattattggcaTACTTGTATGTAAATTCCATAAACCTTGATATTTGACACCTTAATTGTTCTTAAACtcatacagaaaaaaattctcTGTACTTTAGGAAAATGTGTCACGTATCTCACTTAATACGTatgattattacaataaatttcattattatataaaggcaTGTCTAGACAACATTagattcattaataattttattaatacatttttaataaagtgaaattatgatggtaaaaatatatgttatcagctgaaaaatatattttagtaaaggGACGTATGATTAGAGTACAATAAACGATTACGAATTTCGTTTAATAGTGTAATCTAaagttctaaaaaaataaggaaaaattgcaagataatatatataaaacatataaaaaataatttatcattcatttaaaaaatattcaatacatgTATGTTGTgaggaattaaattattattctttttttaaatatattttctgtaatttttCCGTTACAAAATGTGAGTCATTTATACAATTCGTTTAACTACGAGCATGCCTTCAAGAATATTATCAAACAAACTTAAAACTAATCAGACGATATAGCGTTATTTCATTTCCGTTTGACAAATTGACGTAATAAAAtggtttgtaatttaatatttgtttttacagaaatacgacgataattataaagtttcgATCCCAACGAGCGCTCGACAGCCATATTATAGCGGATTAGATAATTAGAGGAAAAACCCcgaaaatacataaaacgtACTATTAACAAAGTTAtgctgtatataaattttacgcTTCACGTTAACATATGAGtaaaaaaactttgatattgtcaatatttttagacACGTTTCATCATGGTTAAAAGAACGTTAAATTCGAAATGTTACGTCTCTTCCAGGCGCCTACCCGTCTCAACCCTCAGATCGAACAATAATAGTTGTACCGAATGGGGGTAAggattttagatatttaataattttatgacttctcgatcaatcaaaataattttagttaatgtAAATGACATATGAAGTTATAGATGAAAATGCGTCCTGCCTTGCCTGAAAcgaaagataatttaattttagtataatcGTCTAAATTTTTTGTGAATACGTcacagtaattttattatttgttaatgttgAATTTTGGCATTGAAAAGTCTGTATCGACTTGAACGCAATAAAACCATTGAGAAtttaatgtgtataaaaaaataatgggaatattcaaataattatcaattattcTTTCTAGTTCTTACAAAACATTACGAAGtcattgtttaaaactaactAGGTAACTAATAAGTACTAAATAAGTGTTTTCAATgcaatattaagattttttaagtatgtagATACATTATAGTGTCCTACGAACTTCATTTCATAGTATATCTAAGTTACTTCAGAttaatcgtttttatttacgGATGACAGGCATTGTAACTTTTGTGAGCTCGAGCTAAGGATAATAATGTATAGAttgaagttatataaattaattagctTGTAGTTTCGTATGACCTCCGTGAATTGATAGTTTAGAAGATAAAAACATGATTTTCATACGTTACATTTTTAAGGGAAAgtttttgtgaaaattatttagaaaaatatataccttgCAGGCAGGAACCAACCGTAACAGGACACAAATAAAGAGACCACGGTTATAGTGAACCAACCATccgttaaattattaattcatattattttttataacgattaatggaaattaaatacattttttctttcctAGAATACAGCAGATGGAACACTcgaaaatgatatattaatatataagcaatttaaaacgaaatatttataaatatataataataatcaaccGGTTACATAAAGTGATGATCAAATAtcgatttttatgtatttaaatatatatgcatatacatttgtatgtaGATTTCAAGATTGTATCAGAATCATCTCAATACTATGTACACTTGAATTccattatacttatattatccgactaataatatatctgctataataaaattttttgctaATTATAGTTGAACtgtttaaatgattttcttgtaatatcataggaatttttttcatatgtaagtatagatttgaatgatatatcacaattttattattaaaatgttacaattaaaTGCGAGTtagaaaattcttataatttttactatggtaaaaaaataagtaaaaatgtcaaatataatTCTGAGTTGACTACCGTAGATACCGTGACtactagtaaataaaaaccggccattttaatgtatgtataaagattaaaaaaatatacgcgTAATAAGTGCATtgcatataaaagaaaataattcctCATAGCTCTAAATCAGTAATTCTGCTGAGAAATTTTAACAGTTTCattaagcaaaataaaataaaaaaacaaatatttttatttgttacttctAGGATAGAATACTTTTTAACATCTAATATTCTATAAACGAATATTGtgtacaaacatattttggctatacaattaaatatcaatgataaagaaatacagatatatcagaatataaaCTTTGATCTCTAACAATATCAAAAGGATTTATCAGAATTTTACATTGTTGGGaggatatttcaaaaaaaaaacacgataATTCTCTGCATAAAAGTTCCTTTAACAGCAACAATTAAATGTCAGTATTGATTTGacatgacatttaaaaaaaatacaaaccaaaattattctaaatttgaattacAAGCATATATCTGCAAGATTTTAAACACGacactatttttattcatcttaATGGCAAGTCAAACCAAGTGTTATGTTCCTAAATGCCTTCGCGTgtcaaattacaaaatatactgATAGCATCAGTGTAGTATCTAACCGCAAAATGGGATGTAAATAATACGTTACCAATATTCATACACTAAGGCTCCACAGTCGTAGACTCGAGTAATCCTATATCCGTATAGTATGAATTATTTGCCCTTACGTTTGTATAACAAttgattgatatatatattcaaaacaaatttcatataaggcaaacaaaaagaaaaagaataaaGATCACTTcagaacaatttaatttttgtagaaataaattctgtaaatcaaactatttacaaacaagGGATCTCATAGTCCCTTTCTGgttattttttcatcttacttttatgttttgcaaggttttaaatactattccACTGccacaacatttttttttattggtcataaatcataaattaagaGTAGAGGAAAtctaaattacatataacgaaaacaaaatgaattaaatcccataaaaaggttatattttaggtattgtataaaaaataacagtattatttgctctacataaaaaaataataattactcaaATAATACAACCATTGATCTCTGTCCGTATGTATGTAATCAAAGAGCGTTTAACATCAACTGAAACATGTTTCCAGCTGTGCAATTTGATTGTctagtaattaaattgtagTAACTTATGAGTTACTTAGCGGggattttcttatataatttaatacacataAACCGGTTTataactaacaaaaaataccCGTCGCGTTTAaacaaagaaagaaatatattccATCACACATACATTGTATTACTGcgaaaatttatcaaaacatcTGCATgtcacttataaaatataattcgagaaatttaacaaaaaaaaaaaaagaaaaaaagtgcGAACTTGAACAACCGCTTCGGCTAAACGGAATTTTATAACGATGTTACAAAAGACAAAAAACTTCTAGCGTCCAAACAAGCTGGTAAAGAATTATCCGGTTTAAGAGTCCGGCTTGCAAGTTTCAAACTGGACAATAAACATTGCTATTCAGGTGGCTCATGTCTGACATGAAACCATGACGTCGATAACATCACAATACAATCGATAACAGACTACTAGTGATTACGTCATCGTGGGAATCATTCTATAGAGCAGACAGTGACGTACAGCGTCGGAAAAActgatatataaataggttgGCGGGTCGTATCCTGCAGTAAACACGATGGGACTCCGAAGTGTGGTGGGCGTGTTAGCGCTCGTGGCGTGCGCCTGCGCATCAGTGAACGACAATGATATTGAAGGGGGTGAACGGGTTGTACTCTACGCCCCGGTCCTGGCTCCTCCAAGAGATTCTAGGACTCATATAACGGAGCGTGCTCGTCAGTTTCCCGTCTTAGTGCTGCTAGCGCAGAGGAATCCCCCGCCGAGGTCTCTGGAACCTCAAGCGAAATCTTTGGGAGATTACTCGAAACCTAGCGTAGTTTATGTTCAGGTTGGGCTCCtttgattttctttattgacgttttttaaattaaattaacgtttaaacattataagcATTAAATTCCTGACTAAAATTTCAAGTTAATGCGGATGTAGATATTATCATATCCAGttttgtgtaataattttttttgttttttgcaGAAATTAGAAGATCAAAAGAGAACCGGTAACTTGAAGCGAGAGAAACGTCATTTGCATAAGCTATTGGGTCTGGGAGGTGGGGGAATATCTTTCGGCGGTGGATTCGGCTACGGGGGTGGTGGTGGCTATGGAGGAGGCGGTGGCTACGAGGGAGGCTATGGAGGTCGAGGATATGAGGGGGGGTACGGTGGTCACGGCGGATATCAAGAACCATCGAAAACCATCATTGTTAAAGTGGTTAAAGAACACGGTaaggttttattgttttagatgttaaagtttcaaaaaaatctttattagaTAAGATTAGATATTATCTGATGTGTCATAATAATCATGTTTCGTCACAGGTCATGGAGGTCACCACGGGGGTGGCAATTATGGTGGTCAAGGAGCTGGAGGAGGATACGGAGGAGGATACGGTGGAGGATACGGCGGCGGTTACGGCGGCGGCGGAGGTGGTGGCGGCGGTGGTGGCGGTGGTGGTGGTTACGGGGGTGGCTACAACGGTGGTTACAACGGTGGTGGCTACGACGGAGGATATGTCCAGCCGGGTCACGGTGGCTGCAACGGCGGATGTGGCAACTACGGAGGTGGATCGAACTCCCACGCCACTGCCACTGCTACAGCGACCGCCACGGCTCATGCAAATTCTTATCAGTGAGTACTAATGCTTAATAGATATATAGAAATAGCTTAACCTATACCATTAAGATGCTGTCAGTTTTATCATTTAAGTATgagtcattaaaattaaaattcaagtaAATACATTATGACACAATCAGTACAtaagacaaatataaatttccaaCCTTCAAAGTAAGACAAATTAAAACCTGTCAATGtatcaattgattttttatttctatgtaatttaataaagttatttagccttatattgttattgaccaattataaatgatgtttcaggtataaaaagaaatagacAAATGTGGAGACATCTCGTATAGTAAGTGATACCAATAGACTTTTGAATTTAGCGAGTAATTTATTAACGGACATCTATGAGTACGTGCCCGGTGGGACTTAATTAATGTGATTGGAATCTGCATTATTTAGGATAAGAATAGCAAAGCGACTGACTTTGaatgaataaatgtattgatCTAGCTCATTTAgaagtaaacatttatattttatatggacttttatttgatattttcctAGTTTATGCGTtcacagaaaaatattctttagaaatcctaataatttaacatgtaacaacaaaattatctGTTACAAAATGacagttcaataaaaaaatatgtaaaatttacccaagaaaacattgatattaataaaataacaaatttttgttataaaatgaataaaataaataaaaaatatatgtatataattatatgaaggtttttttttgacataaaaaaaggaCATACAACGGACATTCTTTGTATTTGCTTATTACGCCACAATGTTTGTATAGTTTGACGTATCTTataggaaaattatataaagacgaCGGAGTGTTAAATATACTAAATCGTCGAGTTTTAATCTATGTTAATTTGTATAGAGACATATAGCAGaatgtatttgttaaaagCAAACCGGCGTGCCAACGCtggttcaataataaa
Protein-coding regions in this window:
- the LOC116779153 gene encoding uncharacterized protein LOC116779153, with the protein product MGLRSVVGVLALVACACASVNDNDIEGGERVVLYAPVLAPPRDSRTHITERARQFPVLVLLAQRNPPPRSLEPQAKSLGDYSKPSVVYVQKLEDQKRTGNLKREKRHLHKLLGLGGGGISFGGGFGYGGGGGYGGGGGYEGGYGGRGYEGGYGGHGGYQEPSKTIIVKVVKEHGHGGHHGGGNYGGQGAGGGYGGGYGGGYGGGYGGGGGGGGGGGGGGGYGGGYNGGYNGGGYDGGYVQPGHGGCNGGCGNYGGGSNSHATATATATATAHANSYQYKKK